From the Sphingobacteruim zhuxiongii genome, the window GACAATCGTGCTAAAGATATTAAATGGCACCTGTAATACACCCATCAAGCCAGCGGTAATAAAGCCGGTTAATGCAATAGGGATGGAGGCAACGATTACAAGTTCGATGCGCTTATAAAATATAAACAAGATTAAGAAGACAGCGATAAAAGAGTAGCTTACCAAACTATTGAAGTCTTTAATCAAATAACCTAAATACTGCTCATTCAATGCTTGACGATCAATAAGCAACATAGGTTTATTTGCTATCGTCTTTTCGAAATGGCTGACGAACTGATCTCGATCCTTGGGCCTAATAGAAACTAAAGTTGAAAGCAGTAATTGTTCCTTCTTTCCATGCACAAACTCCCGATAAAATTGTTCATTGAAGGTTTTTATTGAATCTAGACTGACGGTTGAGTAATCGCTAGTTAATCCATCATAGAATGCCTGATGCGTTTTTGGAAGAAAGCCTTTTGCGACACTAGCTTCTTCAATTACGGCTATGGTTGATTGCGACCTTCCATTTGCCCAGAATTGTTGCCAGCGTTCAATTGCGGCTATTTGTTTTTTGTGGCTTGGGATTAAGCTACTAATCGACTGAACGCTAATAATAGCATCTTGTTGCTTGAGGTTTGCCAGTAAGTCTTCGTTATTTTGTAAGACTTCTTCCTCGTTTTTCCCATAGTTAACGATAAAAAGACTCTTTAGTACTTCCTGTCCCTGATTGAGCGCTTTTTCAGCTAAAGCTTGATCCTTTGGAATATAGTTAATTTTTGATAAATCTCCATCAAATCCGACGCGATGATAAGTAAATAAGCTAACAATCAACAGTAGTAAGGAGATGGATATTAAGATTTTATTCTTTTCGAAGGGATAGCCTGCTATCCGGTCTATCGTATGCGCGTGCTTAATCTCTTTACCTTTATACACATGAGGCAGGATAATCAGTGTGAAAATTGCCGTCGCGACAACCGCGATACTCGCAAAAATACCAAGATCAATTAGTGCTTCAGACCGAACAAATAATAAGCATAGAAAGGCGATTGCTGTGGTTGAACTACTCATCAATAGCGGCTTGGAGACATCTTTAAAGAGCTCCTTCTGATTTGCATTACCCTTCGCATGCGTTAGAAAATGAAGGGCATAATCGATCGTTATACCAATCAATATTGCTGAAATGGATAAAGATATCGCGGAAATCTCTGATCGCACGAAATACAAGCAGATAATGCCTAATAAACCACCAAATACAGAGGGAATCATAACGATAATCGGCACAAGCCAATTTCTATAGTAGAATATAAGCATGAGCATCAACAGTGTCACTGAGATAGCAACGGTCGTTAGAATATCTTGCTTAATTTGTTTAGCATTCGCAACAGCGATAAATGCGGAACCAAAGTAGGAGGTTTCTACTTGCGCATATTGCGTATTTAGCTTGGATTGAATCTCCCGTAGCTTTTCAACAAAGACTTCATTGTTCTTTGTTTCTGCCCCTCCAAATTTGGGGTTGATAAAAAGAAATAACTTGGTCTTGTCTTTAGAAAATAGAAAACCCTCGTCAAAAACATAGTTAGTGCCGCCTTGAAACTGATGCAATTTGTTTAGCGCCAAGAATGATAGCTGCAAAGGATCATGAACAATAACATCTTTCATAAAAGCGCCACCAGTCCCCATTAATGCTTCATAATTTCGACTTACTTGCTGCTCAATACTATCTCTCTCTATTTTTTTCTCGATGACTTGATAATCCGCGTCGTTTAAATAAATCGGAAGATGCTGGAAGATAAATTGAAATGACCGATTAAAAAGATCTTCGTCGAGTACTCCTTGAATATCATGGTAATATGGCTGTAGATGAACTACCGTATCTAAAAATGATTGAGCAGCCTCTCGTAAGTCGTCTTCATTGGCCTTGTCATTCTTACTAAAAATAACGGCTATTTTATCCGTGAAAGACATCTGCTGTACGATACTTGAAGCAGTAGCTGTCGAATCATCAATTGGAATAACTTTATTGATATCCTCATTGAATTTGATCTGTTTGATCACAAAAGCAGAAGCGATGAGAAACAGGAATGCAATGAGTAAAGCGATCTTAGGATGCTTATGAATCAGCTTATAAATGTGGAAGAAACTATTCGACATGCTTTTTCGCTTTTCGGCTGGAAGATTTCAAAATAATGTAGAAGACCAAACCAATGCTTACAGATGCAAAAATAGCTAAAAGAAAACTGCCTAGCACATATTGCAGTAGATGAATTTTGATTGATTCTGTATTAAAATGGTCGAAATCAATAAGAATGGGCTGTTCCGATGGAACAAGAAAGCTTCCGATATGCAAAGCAACAAAGACAATGATTGGAATGAACGGAGGAATGCTAATATTGGATCCTAGAAACGCTAGTGCTTTATTCCAACGCAAGGCGACGGCAATACTGATGCATAGAAAGGTTTGGAATCCCCAAGCGGGAATAATTCCTATAAAAACCCCCATTGCGAGTGATAAAGCTTTGATTTCATCGCTATCGCCCGTTTGCAGGATATCTTCTTTTAGGAATTTGTTAAAGCTTTTTTTTTTAGCTTTCTAAAGAAATTACGTGGCTTGATATAAAGTAGGGTGACAATGACTAAAAGCGTATTCAGTATCGAGATTCGCGTAAAGTCTTGGAAAGGTCGGAAAT encodes:
- a CDS encoding 1-acyl-sn-glycerol-3-phosphate acyltransferase, with amino-acid sequence MSNSFFHIYKLIHKHPKIALLIAFLFLIASAFVIKQIKFNEDINKVIPIDDSTATASSIVQQMSFTDKIAVIFSKNDKANEDDLREAAQSFLDTVVHLQPYYHDIQGVLDEDLFNRSFQFIFQHLPIYLNDADYQVIEKKIERDSIEQQVSRNYEALMGTGGAFMKDVIVHDPLQLSFLALNKLHQFQGGTNYVFDEGFLFSKDKTKLFLFINPKFGGAETKNNEVFVEKLREIQSKLNTQYAQVETSYFGSAFIAVANAKQIKQDILTTVAISVTLLMLMLIFYYRNWLVPIIVMIPSVFGGLLGIICLYFVRSEISAISLSISAILIGITIDYALHFLTHAKGNANQKELFKDVSKPLLMSSSTTAIAFLCLLFVRSEALIDLGIFASIAVVATAIFTLIILPHVYKGKEIKHAHTIDRIAGYPFEKNKILISISLLLLIVSLFTYHRVGFDGDLSKINYIPKDQALAEKALNQGQEVLKSLFIVNYGKNEEEVLQNNEDLLANLKQQDAIISVQSISSLIPSHKKQIAAIERWQQFWANGRSQSTIAVIEEASVAKGFLPKTHQAFYDGLTSDYSTVSLDSIKTFNEQFYREFVHGKKEQLLLSTLVSIRPKDRDQFVSHFEKTIANKPMLLIDRQALNEQYLGYLIKDFNSLVSYSFIAVFLILFIFYKRIELVIVASIPIALTGFITAGLMGVLQVPFNIFSTIVCTLIFGHGIDFTIFMTSALQKQYTNGKDEMAIYRTSIILAVLTTILAIGALIFAKHPALKSISSVALIGVSVAVLVTFVLYPILFKFLFFNRIKKGLSPINLRLLVQSILLFAYFAIASIFVSILIRGLFWILPMSKLNKQLLFSKWMSWYMRSVLFLKFQKSNRTFRGERISNDKPSIIIANHSSFLDSLSIGRLYSRIVFLVNDWVYRSPVFGRAVRFLGFLSTSAGIEGQMDQLKNRIGETFSIAIFPEGTRSRTSEIHRFHKGAFYLSEELQMPITPVYLHGNAEALPKGDFIIYDGIFDIHVGEPIDPSDLSFGENYAQRSKNIALYFRESFKAIRLQNEDENYFKQKLFLNYRYKDAYILSQVKKDFRKHNSIYYKLFKEFGEKEKIAHITSDYGQLDFLLVHQFAGRKIRSFNINTEHRAIAKASFIVNKFDIQYVETIDQVWQSQKVLLLSALTEFQENIPDQIERIVMVCCTYQAKFPGFKLQHEESNYQIYERYEGN
- a CDS encoding DUF2062 domain-containing protein, translating into MLQTGDSDEIKALSLAMGVFIGIIPAWGFQTFLCISIAVALRWNKALAFLGSNISIPPFIPIIVFVALHIGSFLVPSEQPILIDFDHFNTESIKIHLLQYVLGSFLLAIFASVSIGLVFYIILKSSSRKAKKHVE